From a single Pseudomonas triticicola genomic region:
- a CDS encoding TetR family transcriptional regulator — MLPRAEQKQQTRNALMDAARHLMESGRGFGSLSLREVSKTAGIVPTGFYRHFADMDELGLVLVSEVGQTFRETIRLVRHNEFVMGGIIDASVRIFLDVVNANRSQFLFLAREQYGGSLPVRQAIGRLRENISADLAADLALMPKLQHLDLAGLSVMADLIVKSVFATLPDIIDPPAEALPEHLTPQAKITQQLRFIFIGLKHWQGLGSTE, encoded by the coding sequence ATGCTGCCCCGCGCCGAACAGAAACAACAGACCCGCAACGCCCTGATGGACGCTGCCCGCCACCTGATGGAAAGCGGCCGAGGATTCGGCAGCCTGAGCCTGCGCGAAGTGAGCAAGACCGCCGGCATCGTGCCCACCGGTTTCTACCGGCACTTCGCCGATATGGACGAGCTGGGGCTGGTACTGGTCAGCGAAGTCGGCCAGACCTTCCGCGAGACCATCCGCCTGGTGCGTCACAATGAATTCGTCATGGGCGGCATCATCGACGCTTCGGTGCGGATCTTCCTTGATGTGGTCAACGCCAACCGCTCGCAATTCCTGTTTCTCGCCCGCGAACAATACGGCGGCTCGCTGCCGGTGCGCCAGGCGATCGGACGCCTGCGGGAGAACATCAGCGCCGACCTCGCGGCGGACCTCGCGCTGATGCCCAAGCTGCAGCATCTGGATCTGGCCGGCCTCAGCGTGATGGCCGACCTGATCGTCAAATCGGTGTTCGCCACCCTCCCCGACATCATCGACCCGCCCGCCGAAGCCTTGCCGGAGCATCTGACCCCACAGGCGAAGATCACCCAGCAACTGCGCTTCATCTTCATCGGCCTCAAGCACTGGCAAGGGCTGGGCAGTACCGAGTAA
- the ureG gene encoding urease accessory protein UreG, with protein sequence MDTQPLRVGIGGPVGSGKTALTLALCLALRERYNLAVVTNDIYTREDADFLVRNEALAPERIIGVETGGCPHTAIREDASINLEAVDQLNRRFPGLDLILVESGGDNLSATFSPELSDLTIYVIDVSAGDKLPRKGGPGICKSDLLVINKIDLAPLVGASLEMMDSDTKRMRNGKPFVFSNQKTGQGLEEIIAFIERQGLLTAA encoded by the coding sequence ATGGATACACAACCTCTGCGCGTCGGCATCGGCGGCCCGGTCGGTTCCGGCAAGACCGCGTTGACTCTGGCCCTGTGCCTGGCCCTGCGCGAGCGCTACAACCTCGCCGTGGTCACCAATGACATCTACACCCGCGAAGACGCCGATTTCCTCGTGCGCAACGAAGCCCTCGCGCCGGAGCGGATCATCGGCGTGGAAACCGGCGGCTGCCCGCACACGGCGATCCGCGAAGACGCCTCGATCAACCTCGAAGCGGTCGACCAACTGAACCGTCGTTTTCCCGGGCTGGATCTGATTCTGGTGGAGTCCGGCGGCGATAACCTCTCGGCGACCTTCAGCCCGGAGCTGTCCGACCTGACCATCTACGTGATCGACGTCTCCGCCGGCGACAAGCTGCCGCGCAAGGGCGGCCCGGGGATCTGCAAGTCCGACCTGCTGGTGATCAACAAGATCGACCTCGCGCCACTGGTGGGCGCCTCGCTGGAAATGATGGACAGCGACACCAAACGCATGCGCAACGGCAAGCCGTTCGTGTTCAGCAACCAGAAAACCGGTCAGGGCCTCGAGGAAATCATCGCCTTCATCGAACGTCAGGGCCTGCTGACCGCCGCCTGA
- a CDS encoding urease accessory protein UreF gives MNPAWALLRLASPQLPIGGYSYSQGLEMAVDNGRVHNPDAARRWISDQLLLNLARFEAPLLLAHCQAAADENWAELRQLCESHRASRETRELHMESRQMGYSLQQLLNGLPELDAPARDFLDQTTEPHLALCWALAARAWGITPQDALAAWLWSWLENQLAVLMKTLPLGQQAAQRLTSELLPLLQQAQHDATRMNPEHIGSAAFGLSLACMAHERQYSRLFRS, from the coding sequence GTGAATCCGGCCTGGGCGCTGCTGCGTCTGGCCAGTCCGCAACTGCCGATTGGCGGCTACAGCTATTCCCAAGGTCTGGAAATGGCGGTGGATAACGGCCGGGTCCACAACCCTGACGCCGCCCGCCGCTGGATCAGCGATCAACTGCTGCTCAATCTCGCCCGCTTCGAAGCGCCGCTGCTGTTGGCGCATTGCCAAGCCGCAGCAGATGAAAACTGGGCCGAGCTACGACAACTCTGCGAGAGCCACCGCGCCAGTCGCGAAACCCGCGAGTTGCATATGGAGAGCCGGCAGATGGGTTACTCCTTGCAGCAGTTGTTGAACGGCTTGCCGGAACTCGATGCGCCCGCCCGCGACTTTCTTGACCAGACCACAGAACCGCATCTGGCCCTGTGCTGGGCACTGGCGGCACGCGCCTGGGGCATCACCCCGCAGGACGCTCTTGCCGCGTGGCTGTGGAGCTGGCTGGAAAACCAGCTCGCCGTGCTGATGAAAACCCTGCCGCTGGGCCAGCAAGCCGCCCAGCGCCTGACCAGCGAACTGCTGCCGCTGCTGCAACAGGCGCAGCACGACGCGACCCGCATGAATCCCGAACATATCGGCAGCGCCGCCTTTGGCCTGTCCCTGGCGTGCATGGCCCACGAGCGCCAGTACAGCCGCCTCTTCCGCTCTTAG
- a CDS encoding AGE family epimerase/isomerase, which produces MPHASRSTALPELTALFGQVQQHFLDVIVPLWQGPGWNADMALPYEALDAAHQPLPAQRYRAMACARQLYLFSSLIGVVDNAEVRAAALFRSLQRHFHDAEHGGWFYSIDAQGKPLDQRKDLYTHAFILFACAHYWDKSRDSLAESTLNAALEIIGRRFATGDGLYEACLERDWLTLQTGPLQNPLMHLAEAFLATLAVREDPQTQKALLELCTAMHKQFVDPQYGVLMEKPLGAVDNWYEPGHQFEWYFLLESSALLRDSKLHRALDRAFAFTEQYGVLESCGAVRAMLDLDGNGRPRDSTQRIWAQAEYLRALTLRADSEAVVLRQLQALQQRFLHAGGWHECRDENGEVSRKDMPSTTPYHLATCYSGLAEYLR; this is translated from the coding sequence ATGCCCCACGCTTCCCGCTCCACCGCCCTGCCCGAATTGACCGCCCTGTTTGGCCAAGTGCAGCAGCACTTCCTCGACGTGATCGTGCCGCTGTGGCAAGGCCCGGGCTGGAATGCCGACATGGCGTTGCCCTATGAGGCGCTGGACGCCGCGCATCAACCGTTGCCAGCGCAACGCTATCGGGCGATGGCCTGCGCACGGCAGCTGTATCTGTTCTCCAGCCTGATCGGGGTTGTGGATAACGCTGAAGTCCGCGCGGCGGCGTTGTTCCGTTCGCTGCAACGGCATTTCCATGATGCCGAGCATGGCGGCTGGTTCTACAGCATCGACGCACAGGGCAAGCCGCTGGACCAGCGCAAGGATCTCTACACCCACGCCTTCATCCTGTTCGCCTGCGCGCATTACTGGGACAAGTCCCGGGATTCGCTGGCCGAATCGACACTCAACGCCGCGCTGGAAATCATCGGCCGCCGATTCGCCACCGGCGACGGTTTGTACGAAGCCTGCCTTGAGCGGGACTGGCTCACCCTGCAAACCGGCCCACTGCAAAATCCACTGATGCACTTGGCCGAAGCCTTCCTCGCCACTTTGGCGGTGCGCGAAGATCCGCAAACGCAGAAGGCCCTGCTCGAGTTATGCACAGCCATGCACAAGCAGTTCGTCGACCCGCAATACGGCGTGTTGATGGAGAAGCCACTGGGTGCTGTGGATAACTGGTACGAGCCGGGGCACCAGTTCGAATGGTATTTCCTGCTCGAATCGTCGGCGCTGTTGCGCGATTCGAAACTGCACCGGGCGCTGGATCGGGCATTTGCCTTCACCGAGCAGTACGGCGTGCTGGAGTCCTGCGGCGCGGTGCGGGCGATGCTCGATCTGGATGGCAATGGACGGCCGAGGGATTCGACCCAGCGGATCTGGGCTCAGGCCGAATACCTGCGCGCGCTGACCTTGCGGGCGGACAGCGAAGCAGTGGTGCTGCGCCAGTTGCAGGCGTTGCAGCAGCGGTTTCTGCATGCCGGCGGCTGGCATGAATGTCGGGATGAGAATGGTGAAGTCAGCCGCAAGGACA
- a CDS encoding HupE/UreJ family protein, which translates to MTLKRILGALALLLTPALAFAHPGHGDSGLIAGISHPIGGLDHLLAMLAVGLWAAQQQGAARWALPCTFVGTMLLGGLLGFEGLELPALESGIAASVLALGLAVALAVRPPLVMAVAATALFALFHGVAHGLELPDMSSPWAYAAGFVAATAVLHALGYGVVRVLPQAAAPLVRLAGAASAATGVWLLAG; encoded by the coding sequence ATGACACTCAAACGCATTCTTGGCGCTCTGGCGTTGCTGCTGACACCGGCGCTGGCCTTCGCTCACCCGGGCCATGGCGACAGTGGCCTCATCGCAGGCATCAGCCACCCGATCGGCGGGCTCGACCACTTGCTGGCAATGCTCGCCGTCGGTTTGTGGGCGGCGCAGCAACAAGGCGCGGCGCGCTGGGCGCTGCCGTGCACCTTTGTCGGCACCATGTTGCTCGGAGGTTTGCTCGGTTTTGAAGGGCTTGAGTTGCCGGCGCTGGAGAGCGGGATAGCCGCCTCGGTATTGGCGCTGGGCCTGGCCGTGGCACTGGCGGTACGTCCGCCACTGGTGATGGCGGTCGCCGCGACGGCGCTGTTTGCGCTGTTCCATGGCGTGGCGCATGGGCTGGAGCTGCCGGACATGAGCAGTCCGTGGGCGTATGCGGCCGGGTTTGTCGCGGCGACAGCGGTTTTGCATGCGCTCGGTTATGGCGTGGTGCGAGTTCTTCCGCAGGCAGCGGCGCCGCTGGTGCGGTTGGCGGGTGCGGCTTCGGCGGCGACTGGGGTGTGGTTGTTGGCAGGCTGA
- the ureE gene encoding urease accessory protein UreE, which translates to MLVIHRRIDPQPVWAAELHLTFEARSKSRLRCFSAEGEDVGLFLERGQPPLYDGECLQAEDGRVVRVCARPEQLLHVTCANAFELTRAAYHLGNRHVALQVGDGWLRLLDDYVLKAMLEQLGARVEAIEAPFQPEHGAYGGGHHHSRHGDEDFNYAPKLHQFGVRL; encoded by the coding sequence ATGCTGGTGATTCATCGCAGAATCGACCCTCAACCCGTCTGGGCCGCCGAGCTGCACCTGACCTTCGAAGCGCGCAGCAAAAGCCGTTTGCGCTGTTTCAGTGCCGAAGGCGAAGACGTCGGGTTGTTTTTGGAGCGCGGTCAGCCACCGCTGTATGACGGCGAATGTCTGCAGGCCGAAGACGGCCGTGTCGTGCGCGTCTGCGCCCGTCCCGAACAACTGCTCCACGTCACGTGCGCCAATGCGTTCGAACTGACGCGCGCGGCCTATCACCTCGGCAACCGCCATGTCGCCCTGCAAGTCGGCGACGGCTGGCTGCGCCTGCTCGACGATTACGTGCTCAAAGCGATGCTCGAACAGCTCGGCGCCCGGGTCGAGGCTATCGAAGCGCCGTTCCAGCCGGAACACGGCGCCTACGGCGGCGGCCATCATCACTCCCGCCACGGCGATGAAGACTTCAACTACGCGCCGAAACTCCATCAGTTCGGCGTGCGCCTGTGA